DNA from Metabacillus flavus:
TTCTCCAGCAGCTGGAAGAACACGGTGCGCAAATTGCTCAAGTGGATGAACCGGCCTTTGTTTATGAAGAAACATCCGAAGATTTCCCGATTATTCAGTCCATGTATTCATATTTGGACGGAAAAGTGAGCAGCCTTAAGATTTGCATACAAACTTATTTTGAATCTCCGGACGCTTACCAGCAGTTAATGACCTTGCCTGTCAGCGGATGGGGTTTTGATTTTACAAGAGGAAATACGATTGACTTAATGAAAAAGCATGGGTTCCCGGCAGATAAATTTTTGGCAGCGGGGATTATAGACGGGCGAAACATATGGCGGGCTAAAGGTACGGAATCACTAAAACTAGTGGAGTTTTTGCAAAAGAAAATCAAGCCTTGCGAGCTATGGATCCAGCCCTCCTGCAGCCTCATTCATGTACCAGAGACAAAAGAAGGTGAAGTCAGCCTTCCAGCAGGTGTTTATAACAGTCTGTCTTTCGCAAAAGAAAAACTTGCGGAATGCGTCCTCCTAGCAGGAAGCATCGATTTGGAAGCCAAAAATAGAATTCTTGAATGGGATCAGGCCTATCAGGAATTAACAAAATATCGGAAATCTGAAAATCTCTCTGATAAGGTTCAATCCTTTAAGAGGAAGCAGGCATTTTCAGAGAGAGAGGAAATTCAAAGAAAAGCATTTCAGCTCCCATTGCTTCCGTTGACAACAATCGGGAGTTTTCCGCAGACGAAAGAGGTGAGAAAGCAGAGGAAGAGATTCCGGGACGGCCTTCTTTCAAAACAGGAATATGATGCGTTTGTTAAAAGGGAAACAAAGCGGTGGATTGGGATTCAGGAGGAAGCAGGCCTGGACGTTCTCGTACATGGAGAATTCGAGCGGAATGATATGGTTGAGTACTTCGGTGAAAACCTTGATGGATTCGCATTTACAAAGCATGGATGGGTCCAGTCTTACGGCTCCAGAGGGGTAAAGCCACCCATCATTTTCGGGGACATCGGCTGGAGAGGATCCATCACATCTGAGCTTGCTTCGTACTCCCAATCTCTGACGGATAAGCCTGTAAAAGGGATGCTGACCGGCCCGGTGACGATTCTGAACTGGTCCTTCCCGCGTGATGATCAAAGCAGTGAAGTTCTTGCAAGCTTTATTGCAGCTGCTCTAAGAAAAGAAGTGCTTGAGCTTGAAAAAGCAGGCATCCGCATGATTCAAATAGATGAGCCGGCGTTTAGAGAGGGTCTTCCGCTTAAGAAAAGCAAACAGGCGGCTTATACAGAATGGGCAGTCAATGCATTCAGAGCGACTCATTGGGATGTGCAGGCGGATACGCAAATTCACACCCATATGTGCTACAGCGAGTTTTCAGAAATGATGGACGCAATATCCGATATGGATGCTGACGTCATTTCCATTGAAACGTCAAGGGGCGGCGGCGAGAACATCAGCACGTTTAAAGAATTCAGCTATGATAAAATGATTGGTCTTGGTGTGTATGATATACACAGCCCTCGAATCCCTGCAGCCGCTGAAATGGAGAAGGTGATTGAACAGTGCCTTACAGTTCTGCCGGCCGGCCGGTTTTGGATTAATCCGGACTGCGGTCTGAAAACCAGATCTGAAGAGGAAGCCATACAGTCCCTCAGCAATATGGCGGAAGCTGCGTTCAATATAAGAGATAAACATACGATTCCAACTGTTTAACAGGTTAGGCCTCCTTTTATTATTGAAGGGGGTTTCCTTTTGCCGAAATTGAGAAAAACATTGGAACGATCTGTCAACCTCCCTTATAATGGGAAATGATGAATCATGTAAGCTGGAGGAAGAAATGAAAGAATTCGGGGATCAAAAAGAACTTTTATATTATAAAAGGCTAATAGATTCGATTCCTTTCGCTTTTGAGTTTAAGGATCCTGAATCAGGCAGATTTTATCAGCATCAGCCTGCTGCTGAACAAAAAGGCTGGTTTACCATTACATCTTTAGAAGGAGAGCTGCTGGAAAAGCTGGAAGAGAAGCTTGCTCCGCTGGCTGATTTGATACCGCATCATCTAGTCATTACAGATGCTGATGGAAAAATTACACTGTGCAACAGGCAGTCGGCTGCCGATCTAAAGGTCGATCGTGAAGCAATGATCGGAAAACATATCAGGGAGCTGCTCAGAATTCCTGATCAGCAAATTGCCATTTTGGAAACGCTTCAGACCGGGCAGGCGATCCGCAATCGGGAATTGTGGGACCGCAATTATGGGATTGTTAATACATATATCATACGAAGGCACGATGGGAGTATCAGTAGAGTAGCAGGAGTATTTCATTTCCTGAATAACTTAAAGGATGCTGAAAAAATGGCGATGTCAGGGAGAATTGCAGCAGGGATCGCTCATGAAATTAGAAATCCCCTTACAACTGTCCGGGGTTATCTGCAGCTGCTCAGCGGCCAGCTCGGTCCAGATATGAACCGGCTGTTTTCTGCTTTGCTTATTCCTGAGATAGATCGTGCGAACGGCATTATTACGGATTTTTTGAGGTTATCGAAAACGGAGGCACTGCCATTTGAGAATCTTTATGTGTCAGATTTTCTCAAGAATTATTTAGGAAAGTTTCTCCACAGTGAAGCGTTCCTTCATGACACCGATCTTACGATTGATTGCAGAAAGATACTGCCTGAAACGGCGATCCCCGGAAACAAGGAGGAGCTTCTGCAAGTATTTATGAATTTGTTTGCTAACGCCCGTCAGGCAAAGCGCAGGAATAAAAAATTAAAAGTTGAAGTGAGAGCCGCCATATACGGGGATGTGGTGCAAATTTCTTTTTCGGATAACGGGAGCGGGATTGAGCCTGAGGTTCTCGTTCATATATTCGATCCATTTTATACCACGAAGGATGATGGAACAGGGCTGGGTCTCTCTATTTCAAGAAAGATCATTGAAAATCATCATGGTGAACTTCGGGTTGTAAGCACTAAGGAAGGGACATCCTTTTACATGGAATTCCCTATTGCATTAACTGAACCAAATGAAGACAGATAATGCAAAACCGGCAAGGCCGAATAGAAGAAAACTAAGATGAAACAATAGGACCGTTTGATTTTCAGGAACGGTCCTTTCCAAAATGGTTCAATACAATAAGCCGCCAGCAGCAAATAATCTAAAGCCCCCTGCTGCGGTTATTCTTATTTCATTCAGCTCCTCTTTGCTCCATTTTAAAGAGAAGGAAAAGGAAAAGCCGATTGCTGCCATCATAAAACCAATCAGTGACAAGAACGCTTTACCAATCATGTGTAATCCTCCCGCTGCAGCAAAAGTGTTCGGAAATCAGTAAATGCGTTTTCCGTGCCGGCTGCCGCAAATGAAAGCTCTGTGCTGAAAATCGGTCCGCCATACACAAAGGTATGAAACTCCCCGTTTTCTCCGCATGGATCGGCGGATTTTCTTATGGCATCAATAACCCATGCATCATAATGATGTCCCAATAAAGAATATGGAAGCTTCGATCCATCTATTCCGCAAATGGAAGCTTTATAGCCATCATTAATAAATTGTCTCGCCAAAGAGTCGGTCTGCTCTCCCCATAGAGGAAAAATAGCCTGTAAGCCACTTAACCTGACAAGCTTTTCTCTATATTGACGAATATCCTTTAAAAAGATGTCTCCGAAAGCAGCATGAGTAATTTCATTTTCTTTGCATTTTTTCAGAAATTCGACCATGCTTTCTTCATATTCATTATTAGATGGAGATGGAGACATTTCAATGAATTGAATAGCAAGGCCGAGGCTTGCTGCCTGATCTTTTAGCAAATCCTCTCCGATTCCATGAAAAGGGACGCTGCGGGCAACCCGGTTGATCGATGTAAAAAGTCCGGAGATATTTTATTCCGGGTTTTGCAAAAGCCTGTGAAGCATAATTGTGCTGTCTTTCCCTCCGCTCCATGAAACAATCGTCTTTTTCAATACATTTCACCTCCTAAGCTAATTGTATCCTGCTGCCAAAAATATTTCTATGCAGCAGAAATTACTGGGTAATTCGCACCTATTTTGATTTTTTATAAAACCTACCCGATAACTCGGGTTGACAATCGTTCGAATTGTGCTAAAATTTGAAATCAATAACACACAATACTTATCCAGAGAGGTGGAGGGACCTGGCCCTATGAAACCCGGCAACCTGCGTAACAGCAAGGTGCTAAATCCAGCAAAATGGAATCCATTTTGGGAGATAAGGGGAATACACCTCACAAGTCTTTCTAAAATGGAAGGCTTTTTATTTTGTATTGGGAGGGACTGTCCGTGGGGGAGCTAGATCAGCTTGAAGAAGTAATCGGAAAGCTAAAAGAAATGCTTCAGGCAATGAAATACGGATCAATCACCCTGGTTGTCCAGGATGGGAAGATCATTCAGCTAGAGAAAAATGAAAAAGTCAGACTAAAATAAAAATCCAAAATTAGTACGCTGACTAGACAAACTAGAGGCGGGAACGGTTTGCCTGCTCTTTGTTTATGCAGCGGCGCGTTCCTGCCTTTTTGCAATGGTTTGAAAAAAGGGGAGTGTAAATAAATGCTGACATTCGAAAATTGGACAGAAACCGTTCCGGAGTTCGAAGATAAGGATAAAGCGATCGAAGCGCTCAACGTTTTAAAATGGGCCTATTCGCATTATCAGGATGATTTAGTTTATGCATGCAGCTTTGGTATTGAAGGAATTGTTCTAATCGATCTCATATCGAAAATAAAAAAGGATGCGAGAATTGTATTTTTAGATACTGAGCTCCATTTCAAAGAAACCTATGATTTGATTGACCGTGTTAAGGCACGGTATCCTGCCTTAAATATTTTTTTGAAAAAACCGTCTCTAAGTGTAGCTGAACAGGCTGCAAAGCACGGGGATGAGCTATGGAAGAGGAATCCGAATGAATGCTGCAGAATCAGGAAAGTGCTCCCTCTTCGCGAGGTTATGAGCAGCGAAAAAGCATGGATATCCGGATTGCGCAGAGAGCAATCTCCTTCAAGAAAAAATACCCAGTTCCTGAACAGGGATGATAAATTTGAAAATGTAAAAATCTGCCCGCTTATTCACTGGACGTGGAAAGATGTCTGGCGGTATGCCCACAAAAATGATTTGGACTACAATGTTCTCCACGATCAAGGCTATCCGAGCATCGGATGCAAGCCATGCACCCAGCCTGCCATCGATGTAAATGATGCGAGATCCGGCCGCTGGAACGGCAGCCAAAAAACAGAATGCGGTCTGCACGGTTGAGGTCT
Protein-coding regions in this window:
- the metE gene encoding 5-methyltetrahydropteroyltriglutamate--homocysteine S-methyltransferase; this encodes MKKVKSSNQGYPRLGQNREWKRVLESYWKKEISESLFLEKMKELRIGNVRKQTDAGIDLIPVGDFTLYDQMLDMAWMFNLIPERHRTENPASIDCYFSMARGSKSATACAMTKWFDTNYHYLVPEWEGSEPKLNFNKPLDHYLEAKEWADGKPVIIGPYTFIRLSKGYESLEKAAEKLLPLYAQLLQQLEEHGAQIAQVDEPAFVYEETSEDFPIIQSMYSYLDGKVSSLKICIQTYFESPDAYQQLMTLPVSGWGFDFTRGNTIDLMKKHGFPADKFLAAGIIDGRNIWRAKGTESLKLVEFLQKKIKPCELWIQPSCSLIHVPETKEGEVSLPAGVYNSLSFAKEKLAECVLLAGSIDLEAKNRILEWDQAYQELTKYRKSENLSDKVQSFKRKQAFSEREEIQRKAFQLPLLPLTTIGSFPQTKEVRKQRKRFRDGLLSKQEYDAFVKRETKRWIGIQEEAGLDVLVHGEFERNDMVEYFGENLDGFAFTKHGWVQSYGSRGVKPPIIFGDIGWRGSITSELASYSQSLTDKPVKGMLTGPVTILNWSFPRDDQSSEVLASFIAAALRKEVLELEKAGIRMIQIDEPAFREGLPLKKSKQAAYTEWAVNAFRATHWDVQADTQIHTHMCYSEFSEMMDAISDMDADVISIETSRGGGENISTFKEFSYDKMIGLGVYDIHSPRIPAAAEMEKVIEQCLTVLPAGRFWINPDCGLKTRSEEEAIQSLSNMAEAAFNIRDKHTIPTV
- a CDS encoding two-component system sensor histidine kinase NtrB produces the protein MKEFGDQKELLYYKRLIDSIPFAFEFKDPESGRFYQHQPAAEQKGWFTITSLEGELLEKLEEKLAPLADLIPHHLVITDADGKITLCNRQSAADLKVDREAMIGKHIRELLRIPDQQIAILETLQTGQAIRNRELWDRNYGIVNTYIIRRHDGSISRVAGVFHFLNNLKDAEKMAMSGRIAAGIAHEIRNPLTTVRGYLQLLSGQLGPDMNRLFSALLIPEIDRANGIITDFLRLSKTEALPFENLYVSDFLKNYLGKFLHSEAFLHDTDLTIDCRKILPETAIPGNKEELLQVFMNLFANARQAKRRNKKLKVEVRAAIYGDVVQISFSDNGSGIEPEVLVHIFDPFYTTKDDGTGLGLSISRKIIENHHGELRVVSTKEGTSFYMEFPIALTEPNEDR
- a CDS encoding YezD family protein, which gives rise to MGKLKEMLQAMKYGSITLVVQDGKIIQLEKNEKVRLK
- a CDS encoding phosphoadenylyl-sulfate reductase — its product is MLTFENWTETVPEFEDKDKAIEALNVLKWAYSHYQDDLVYACSFGIEGIVLIDLISKIKKDARIVFLDTELHFKETYDLIDRVKARYPALNIFLKKPSLSVAEQAAKHGDELWKRNPNECCRIRKVLPLREVMSSEKAWISGLRREQSPSRKNTQFLNRDDKFENVKICPLIHWTWKDVWRYAHKNDLDYNVLHDQGYPSIGCKPCTQPAIDVNDARSGRWNGSQKTECGLHG